A region from the Manihot esculenta cultivar AM560-2 chromosome 13, M.esculenta_v8, whole genome shotgun sequence genome encodes:
- the LOC110630487 gene encoding eukaryotic translation initiation factor 4 gamma-like, protein MKKFEFSVCYISLLIMFSSFSVAHINSEPSSPASAFGPAGASSLAGASGPASASSSDFVSASGPADASDFASASGPAGASDFASASGPAGASDFASASSPVGASDFASASSSSPASASVPVSASDFASASSPASASGSTGAFDSASAFGPASASSPTSASGVAAPSEKETKIKCPFAAKREAEAKKKAEKEAEDKKEAEKGDEDKKEAEKEDEDEKESKSEVDKAKDAHKEAKKEVEKAKDAHKEAKKEVEKAKDAHKEAKKEVEKAKDAVEEAKKEAKKQAKKEKEAKEEAKKEAKKEKED, encoded by the coding sequence ATGAAGAAATTTGAGTTTTCCGTCTGCTATATTTCACTATTGATTATGTTCTCCTCCTTTTCTGTTGCGCATATTAATTCAGAACCTTCTAGTCCTGCAAGTGCTTTTGGTCCTGCAGGTGCTTCTAGTCTTGCAGGTGCTTCTGGTCCTGCAAGCGCTTCTAGTTCTGATTTTGTAAGTGCTTCTGGTCCTGCAGATGCTTCCGATTTTGCAAGTGCTTCTGGTCCTGCAGGTGCTTCCGATTTTGCAAGTGCTTCTGGTCCTGCAGGTGCTTCCGATTTTGCAAGTGCTTCTAGTCCTGTAGGTGCTTCTGATTTTGCAAGTGCTTCTAGTTCTAGTCCTGCAAGTGCTTCTGTTCCTGTAAGTGCTTCTGATTTTGCAAGTGCTTCTAGTCCTGCAAGTGCTTCTGGTTCTACAGGTGCTTTTGATTCTGCAAGTGCTTTTGGTCCTGCAAGTGCTTCTAGTCCTACAAGTGCTTCTGGTGTCGCTGCTCCCAGCGAGAAAGAAACCAAGATAAAATGTCCCTTTGCAGCCAAGAGAGAGGCTGAAGCCAAGAAAAAGGCTGAGAAAGAGGCTGAAGACAAGAAAGAAGCTGAGAAAGGGGATGAAGACAAGAAAGAAGCTGAGAAAGAGGATGAAGACGAGAAAGAATCTAAGAGCGAAGTCGATAAAGCGAAAGACGCCCATAAAGAAGCCAAGAAAGAAGTTGAGAAAGCCAAAGACGCCCATAAAGAAGCCAAGAAAGAAGTTGAGAAAGCCAAAGACGCCCATAAAGAAGCCAAGAAAGAAGTTGAGAAAGCCAAAGACGCCGTGGAAGAAGCCAAGAAAGAAGCCAAAAAACAAgctaagaaagagaaagaagccAAGGAAGAAGCCAAGAAAGAAgctaagaaagagaaagaagactAG